AATAGATGTATTTTTATTGCTTGTTGCCTTCCCACCCATAGCAACCGCTAGATTATTTACTGCACCAACTAATTCAGGTGCATCAATTTTAATCGTAATTTGCATATATAAATGCCTCCTCGTTAATTTCTTTAATACAATATTTACAAACATCCTTATCGTTCCATACGTGGATACTTAGTGGATCTACTTCCTGACCACAGACTTCACACTCTGGGGGAAGGAGCAGGACCTTAATACCATGTCTTAAGTCAAGTGTTTTCATTGCATTTCACTAATAATCTTCTCTTGATTTTCAACAATAACTTTTACACAATTCATACAAATAAGCGTTTCGGGATATAGCTTATTCATAGGGCGATCCACTCGACCGCAAGTAACACAACCTGCATGAAATTTTTTAAGAACAGCCTTTTCCTTGTCCGCGAATATTTCAAGTGGATCCCCTTCTCTAATACCCATCACACGTCTCAATTCTTTAGGAATCACAACTCTACCTAAATCATCAATCCGTCTTACAATACCTGTAGCTTTCATATACATTTCCCCTTTCCACTAACCTTGTGGTATACTGTAGGCAATTAAATTCTTTTTTTATTGTGTGGGCGTTAACTGTTGCAGCAGTTTAACGCTTTTTCTATGATGTTGGTTATTCACGCTAAGACCGCCTCCCATGTACCAATCTGTACTCTCCTTGCAAACTCTTGAAAACTAATTCCATACTTTTCTTCAACATTGAAATGCTCAAAGTATTTTCTAAGTTTTTCAACTCTATCGCCAGTCATTTTCTATCACCTCCTTTCATTTAGTAGATTAAGATACATTAGATTCTGTGTACTTGTTTATGAAATAAATTTGACCTTTACCAGTCACCTTAGTTGTTTTTGTGGTTATAATACTTCCATCGGGATTATTAATGGTTCGTTTTTTAATTTCGAATAACCCTAACTCCATTGCTTTCTGTGTTGGATCATTCCACCGATCATCACGTGTTTTCATTAAGTAGCCATCCTGACGAAGTTTTTTAAAAAGTCTGTTCTGACCTATT
The window above is part of the Chengkuizengella sp. SCS-71B genome. Proteins encoded here:
- a CDS encoding AbrB/MazE/SpoVT family DNA-binding domain-containing protein, whose translation is MKATGIVRRIDDLGRVVIPKELRRVMGIREGDPLEIFADKEKAVLKKFHAGCVTCGRVDRPMNKLYPETLICMNCVKVIVENQEKIISEMQ